In Leptodesmis sichuanensis A121, the following are encoded in one genomic region:
- a CDS encoding aromatic ring-hydroxylating dioxygenase subunit alpha translates to MVDAEFNFFQQWYPLSPVEDLDPEQPTSVTLLNQRLVIWKPPAAPEYCVFLDYCPHRLAPLSEGRIDPQTGQLMCSYHGWQFDAQGTCRWIPQAASPDVVTKNEAGFCVKRLPTQQMNGLLWVWADANTPEMANSKPLPLSPQIDRSQGFVWSSMVRELAYDWQTLVENVADPAHVPFAHHGVQGDRDRAKPLLITIEHSTATRIEAETEGNFPAQITFEPPCRLEYAIQFGGGRQVGLVTYCIPVAPGKSRIVAQFPRNFATGFQRLIPRWWEHIKIRNAVLDGDMVLLHLQEHYLQDSSSNSTWKAAYKLPTSADRLVIEFRHWFDRYCQGRIPWPGSPAQATVPLSREALLDRYQQHTLICHSCRRALAIIHRLQWGLLGYFAIAVAIAAQLPDPLRLRLGLPLAISALLGLGLYTWLKLWLEPQFYFVDYVHARK, encoded by the coding sequence ATGGTAGACGCAGAATTTAACTTTTTTCAGCAGTGGTATCCCCTTTCCCCCGTTGAAGATCTCGATCCTGAGCAGCCAACTTCAGTGACCCTGCTCAACCAACGGCTCGTGATCTGGAAGCCACCGGCTGCACCGGAATATTGCGTCTTTTTAGATTACTGCCCCCATCGGTTAGCGCCGTTAAGTGAAGGGCGGATTGATCCCCAAACTGGCCAGTTAATGTGCAGTTATCACGGCTGGCAGTTTGACGCTCAGGGCACCTGTCGATGGATTCCCCAGGCCGCAAGCCCAGATGTAGTTACCAAAAATGAAGCTGGTTTTTGTGTCAAGAGACTACCCACTCAACAAATGAATGGGTTGCTCTGGGTTTGGGCAGATGCCAATACCCCAGAGATGGCTAACTCTAAACCTCTGCCGCTCTCTCCTCAGATAGACCGCAGCCAGGGATTTGTCTGGTCATCTATGGTGCGGGAGTTGGCTTATGACTGGCAGACGTTAGTAGAAAATGTAGCCGATCCGGCCCATGTTCCCTTTGCTCATCATGGCGTGCAGGGCGATCGCGATCGAGCTAAACCCCTTCTCATCACTATCGAACACTCCACCGCAACGCGGATTGAAGCCGAAACAGAAGGCAACTTTCCCGCCCAGATCACCTTTGAACCACCCTGCCGTCTGGAATACGCGATCCAGTTCGGGGGCGGACGGCAAGTGGGACTGGTCACTTACTGCATTCCCGTCGCTCCTGGAAAATCCCGGATTGTGGCGCAATTTCCCCGGAATTTTGCCACCGGATTCCAACGGCTCATTCCCCGCTGGTGGGAGCATATCAAAATCCGCAATGCCGTACTGGATGGGGATATGGTGTTGCTCCATTTGCAAGAACACTATTTACAAGATTCCTCGTCGAACTCTACCTGGAAAGCGGCTTACAAACTACCGACCAGTGCCGATCGCCTGGTGATTGAATTTCGTCACTGGTTTGATCGCTACTGTCAGGGCCGCATTCCCTGGCCTGGATCTCCTGCCCAGGCAACCGTTCCCCTCAGCCGGGAAGCCTTGCTCGATCGCTACCAGCAACACACCCTCATTTGTCACAGTTGCCGTCGGGCACTCGCCATCATTCATCGACTGCAATGGGGATTGCTGGGATACTTTGCAATTGCTGTAGCGATCGCGGCCCAGCTCCCCGACCCCCTGCGGCTGCGGCTTGGCCTTCCCCTGGCCATTTCAGCCTTACTGGGTCTTGGCCTCTATACCTGGCTAAAACTCTGGCTAGAACCCCAGTTTTACTTTGTAGACTATGTTCATGCCAGGAAGTGA
- a CDS encoding alpha/beta fold hydrolase, with product MLNKTVLIQSTPTADLEKLTWNWKGHAIRYTVQGAGRPLLLVHGFGAAIGHWRKNIPVLAAAGYQVYAIDLLGFGGSDKPALSYTVELWQEQLKDFWTEHIQEPTVLVGNSIGGLLCLMVLANHPEVAAGGVLLNCAGGLNHRPDELNLPLRLMMGTFTKVVSSNLVGPFLFNRIRQKSRLRRTLQQVYCDRTAITDELIELIYTPSCDPGAQRVFASVLTAPPGPTPAELLPKVQVPLLVIWGEADPWTPIAGATIYKQHAESAPLTFIPIPNTGHCPHDENPNAVNPAILEWLATL from the coding sequence TTGCTCAATAAAACCGTGCTGATTCAATCAACCCCGACTGCTGATCTGGAAAAATTGACCTGGAACTGGAAGGGTCACGCAATTCGATACACGGTGCAGGGAGCAGGTCGTCCCCTGCTGCTGGTTCATGGGTTTGGAGCTGCGATCGGCCATTGGCGAAAAAACATTCCTGTCCTGGCTGCAGCTGGTTATCAGGTCTATGCGATCGACTTGTTAGGCTTTGGAGGGTCTGACAAGCCTGCCTTGAGTTACACCGTAGAACTATGGCAGGAACAGCTTAAAGATTTTTGGACAGAGCATATTCAAGAACCCACCGTATTAGTTGGCAACTCGATCGGAGGGTTGTTGTGTTTGATGGTGCTGGCAAATCATCCAGAAGTGGCTGCTGGAGGGGTACTGCTCAACTGTGCAGGTGGCCTGAATCACCGACCGGATGAACTCAATTTACCCCTGCGTCTGATGATGGGCACCTTTACCAAAGTCGTCAGTTCTAATCTGGTGGGGCCATTCCTGTTTAACCGAATCCGGCAAAAGTCCCGCTTACGCCGCACGTTGCAACAAGTCTACTGCGATCGCACCGCTATTACCGATGAGTTAATTGAACTGATCTATACACCTTCCTGCGATCCAGGTGCCCAGCGAGTCTTTGCCTCTGTGCTGACCGCTCCTCCTGGCCCAACTCCAGCCGAGTTACTGCCCAAAGTCCAGGTGCCGCTGTTGGTAATCTGGGGAGAAGCTGACCCCTGGACGCCGATCGCCGGAGCCACCATTTACAAGCAGCACGCCGAGTCTGCACCGCTGACCTTTATTCCAATTCCCAATACGGGGCACTGTCCTCACGATGAAAATCCCAATGCCGTGAATCCTGCCATTCTGGAATGGTTAGCTACTTTATAG
- a CDS encoding photosystem II protein, Psb35-related has protein sequence MTILIALFVIGWVAASVIGTMAYFRGEQTKPIHERNWRSESFEKLAESITGSKIDFNTRVPGFDNLDSYSSSLLPEA, from the coding sequence ATGACCATCCTGATTGCACTATTCGTTATCGGTTGGGTTGCCGCATCCGTTATTGGCACTATGGCCTACTTCCGGGGCGAACAAACCAAGCCCATCCACGAGCGCAACTGGCGCTCAGAGTCCTTCGAAAAGCTGGCCGAGTCCATTACAGGCAGCAAGATAGACTTCAATACCCGGGTTCCCGGCTTTGACAACCTGGACTCTTACTCCAGCAGCCTGCTCCCTGAGGCTTAA
- a CDS encoding histone deacetylase family protein — MALPLVYHPDYVVPLPPGHRFPMAKFQLLYDILLTDRVARPEQFHLPGRPPQEWIELVHTPDYVQAYSQGALDAKAQRRIGLPWSPALVNRTCVAVGGTILTAKLALQHGIACNTAGGTHHAFPSYGSGFCIFNDLAIAARLLQQLGLVRTVLIVDLDVHQGDGTAAIFQNDASVFTFSMHCQVNFPGTKQQSDLDVPLPEGMEDEEYLRTLADYLPDLLSQVRPDLVFYDAGVDPHHSDRLGKLALTDTGLFQRDRYVLSSCLSQGYPVACVIGGGYADDLFALAYRHSLLHRAASDVYHQGSAPFC, encoded by the coding sequence ATGGCACTTCCCCTGGTTTACCATCCCGATTATGTTGTGCCGTTGCCTCCCGGCCACCGTTTTCCGATGGCAAAATTCCAGTTGCTGTACGACATTTTGTTGACGGATCGAGTTGCCCGACCGGAGCAATTTCATTTACCCGGACGACCTCCGCAGGAGTGGATTGAACTGGTTCATACCCCTGATTATGTGCAGGCCTATTCTCAGGGTGCCCTGGATGCCAAAGCTCAACGCCGAATTGGCTTGCCCTGGAGTCCGGCTTTGGTGAACCGTACTTGTGTGGCGGTGGGAGGAACTATTTTGACGGCGAAGTTAGCGTTGCAACATGGGATTGCCTGTAATACCGCTGGCGGAACTCACCACGCCTTTCCCAGCTATGGATCTGGATTTTGTATCTTCAATGACCTGGCGATCGCGGCCCGTCTGCTGCAACAGCTAGGGCTGGTCAGAACCGTACTCATTGTGGATCTGGATGTGCATCAAGGAGATGGCACAGCAGCCATTTTTCAAAATGATGCTAGTGTGTTTACCTTTTCCATGCACTGTCAGGTCAACTTTCCTGGCACCAAGCAACAGAGTGATCTGGATGTGCCCCTCCCGGAAGGCATGGAGGACGAGGAGTATTTGCGAACGCTGGCCGATTACTTGCCCGATCTGCTGTCCCAGGTCAGACCAGATTTGGTGTTCTATGATGCGGGTGTCGATCCGCATCACAGCGATCGTCTGGGCAAACTGGCCCTGACCGATACCGGGCTGTTTCAGCGCGATCGCTATGTCCTCTCTAGTTGTCTCTCTCAGGGATATCCCGTAGCTTGTGTGATTGGTGGTGGCTATGCGGATGATCTATTTGCCCTGGCATATCGGCACTCCCTACTTCATCGCGCCGCCAGTGACGTTTACCACCAGGGTTCTGCTCCATTCTGCTAA
- a CDS encoding glycosyltransferase, giving the protein MNIFVLSELSSENNHVGWSVSHSLEETLASACQAQFIYPYWNGHTSTNLFPDAVDQQVSFLNRCRNRLLKSWYTVEVWPELGPGLNILLVVGIRPKFLLSMFALGPVLDQFDLRIGYLLDGFDPRYMNQPPLTKLDHLFVISNQLADEVRSRYSVNVSWLPLGINTLAWGNYSTHRSIDIMGYGRMNEAVHSQLQPHFNQADRDRIYFHSTFTCTGVANPKEHIALQIKLLKRSKINLCFEASNIPRFCGHSPLLYRWLEGWAAGSAIVGTKPRDPEVRALMDWPNSTLELPAKPEEWIPFLETLLDDEAKLAEISHRNYRECRLRHDWRYRLRHLFTMMHLPMPQALEQELAEIRQCLGLSEKVQDGPRVLEEIPQPVEVHEFQGLRSRY; this is encoded by the coding sequence ATGAACATTTTTGTGCTTTCAGAACTCTCTTCCGAAAACAATCATGTCGGCTGGTCTGTAAGCCATAGTTTAGAAGAAACCTTAGCCAGTGCCTGTCAGGCTCAGTTCATCTACCCATACTGGAACGGGCACACCTCCACCAACCTGTTCCCCGATGCGGTCGATCAGCAGGTTAGTTTTCTCAATCGCTGTCGCAATCGCTTGCTGAAGTCCTGGTATACGGTAGAAGTATGGCCAGAACTGGGGCCGGGGCTAAATATCCTGCTGGTCGTTGGCATTCGCCCCAAGTTTTTGCTCTCTATGTTTGCGCTTGGCCCGGTACTGGATCAGTTTGATCTGCGCATTGGTTATCTGCTGGATGGATTTGATCCCCGCTACATGAACCAACCGCCGCTCACCAAACTGGATCACTTATTTGTGATTAGCAATCAATTGGCGGATGAGGTGCGATCGCGCTATTCCGTCAATGTGTCCTGGTTGCCTTTAGGGATTAATACTCTGGCCTGGGGAAATTACTCGACCCATCGCTCGATCGACATCATGGGTTATGGTCGTATGAATGAGGCGGTTCATAGCCAGTTACAGCCGCATTTCAACCAGGCAGATCGCGATCGCATTTATTTTCATTCCACCTTCACCTGTACAGGGGTTGCCAATCCAAAGGAACATATTGCTTTGCAAATCAAGCTACTGAAGCGATCGAAGATTAACCTTTGTTTTGAAGCCAGCAATATCCCCCGGTTTTGTGGACACTCTCCGTTGTTATACCGCTGGCTGGAAGGATGGGCTGCTGGGAGTGCGATCGTCGGTACAAAACCCCGGGATCCAGAAGTAAGAGCACTGATGGACTGGCCGAACAGCACACTGGAGCTTCCTGCCAAGCCGGAAGAGTGGATTCCCTTCCTGGAAACCCTGCTGGATGATGAGGCGAAATTAGCTGAAATCTCTCACCGTAATTACCGGGAATGCCGATTAAGACATGATTGGCGGTATCGGTTACGCCATCTGTTCACCATGATGCATCTCCCCATGCCCCAAGCCCTGGAACAGGAACTGGCCGAAATTCGCCAGTGTTTGGGACTGAGTGAGAAAGTTCAAGACGGCCCCCGTGTGCTGGAAGAAATTCCTCAACCCGTGGAAGTGCATGAATTTCAGGGGCTGCGATCGCGGTATTAA
- a CDS encoding ROK family protein, protein MAIQTLAVDIGGSGIKVMVLDEEGMPLGERDRLETPQPAYPEPVLLLIETLAKDKVFDRVSVGFPGVVRNGVTETAANLTPEWIGFDLGKALTQRLNKPTRVINDADMQGLGAIAGQGVELVITLGTGFGSALFVDGKLVPNLEMGHHPFRKGETYEQQLGRAALDASGKKKWNEHLQKAIATLENLFNYDTLYIGGGNTNRISFELPPRVKIVPNVSGLLGGIALWKEH, encoded by the coding sequence ATGGCAATCCAGACATTAGCGGTTGATATTGGAGGCAGTGGCATCAAAGTGATGGTGCTGGATGAGGAGGGGATGCCGTTGGGTGAGCGCGATCGCCTGGAAACTCCCCAACCGGCTTATCCAGAGCCAGTTCTACTATTAATCGAAACGCTGGCTAAGGACAAAGTTTTCGATCGGGTATCGGTTGGATTTCCTGGTGTGGTACGGAATGGAGTTACAGAAACCGCCGCCAATTTGACCCCAGAGTGGATTGGGTTCGATCTGGGAAAGGCTTTGACCCAGCGCTTAAACAAACCCACTCGCGTAATTAACGATGCCGATATGCAGGGGCTGGGTGCCATTGCTGGTCAGGGAGTAGAACTGGTGATTACTCTGGGAACGGGCTTTGGCTCTGCTTTATTTGTTGATGGCAAGCTGGTACCGAATCTGGAAATGGGCCACCATCCCTTCCGCAAAGGCGAAACCTATGAGCAGCAACTGGGACGGGCCGCCCTGGATGCCAGTGGCAAGAAAAAGTGGAACGAACACCTGCAAAAAGCGATCGCGACCTTAGAGAATCTCTTTAACTACGACACCCTGTACATTGGCGGCGGCAATACCAATCGCATTAGCTTTGAACTCCCACCCAGAGTGAAAATTGTCCCCAATGTTTCAGGCTTATTGGGTGGAATTGCCCTCTGGAAGGAGCATTAA
- a CDS encoding ParA family protein: MAARKTSTSKTSNQAANGHSASSFPLSKVLVVLNGKGGVGKTTTAVNLAATLAEKHRVLLVDADPQGSASWWVQRGDRETDFDLKQETNPDFLSRLRTQKDYDVVVVDTPPALGSKALAAVVPAADYVVLPTPPAPMDLAALIETVRATVMPAGVAHRVLLTKVDPRSLGEALEAQNTLMELGIPACNAFIRAYKAHERAALEGVTIAQWRGKNGREAEADYRRAADEIQRDWRN; the protein is encoded by the coding sequence GTGGCGGCTCGAAAAACTTCCACTTCTAAAACTTCTAATCAGGCTGCAAATGGGCATTCGGCATCCTCATTTCCACTCAGCAAAGTGCTGGTGGTGCTGAACGGTAAGGGAGGGGTTGGTAAAACAACTACGGCAGTCAATCTGGCAGCAACCTTGGCTGAAAAACATCGAGTCCTGCTAGTGGATGCGGATCCGCAAGGATCGGCAAGCTGGTGGGTGCAACGGGGCGATCGCGAGACTGACTTTGACCTGAAGCAGGAAACTAACCCTGATTTCTTAAGCCGTTTGCGAACCCAGAAGGATTATGATGTGGTTGTCGTAGATACGCCCCCAGCGTTGGGTTCCAAAGCTCTGGCCGCTGTGGTTCCTGCGGCTGACTATGTGGTACTGCCCACTCCCCCTGCACCGATGGATCTGGCTGCCTTGATTGAAACCGTCCGGGCTACCGTCATGCCTGCGGGAGTGGCGCATCGAGTATTACTAACCAAAGTCGATCCCCGCAGTTTAGGAGAAGCCCTAGAGGCCCAAAATACTTTAATGGAACTGGGAATTCCAGCCTGTAACGCCTTTATTCGTGCCTACAAAGCTCATGAACGGGCGGCTCTGGAAGGCGTTACGATCGCCCAATGGCGAGGCAAAAATGGCCGAGAAGCAGAAGCCGATTACCGTCGTGCAGCCGATGAGATTCAGCGGGATTGGAGGAACTAA
- the trxA gene encoding thioredoxin, whose product MATKKQFTSFDEMINESDLPVLVDFYATWCGPCQMMAKILEQVNVLLKDQLRIVKIDSDKYPELATQYEIHALPTLVLFKQGKPVERIEGVLRAEQLIQRLRSFL is encoded by the coding sequence GTGGCAACGAAGAAACAATTTACCAGTTTTGATGAAATGATTAACGAATCAGATTTACCTGTGCTGGTGGACTTTTATGCCACCTGGTGCGGACCTTGCCAGATGATGGCCAAAATCCTGGAACAGGTGAACGTTTTGCTGAAGGATCAGTTGCGAATTGTTAAGATTGATTCCGACAAATACCCGGAACTGGCTACTCAGTATGAAATTCATGCATTGCCGACATTGGTGTTGTTCAAACAGGGAAAACCTGTGGAACGGATTGAAGGCGTGTTGCGGGCAGAACAACTGATTCAACGCCTGCGATCGTTCCTCTAG
- a CDS encoding HU family DNA-binding protein: MRCSVVRGDPMNKGELVDAVADKASVTKKQADAVLSAALEAIVEAVSSGDKVTLVGFGSFEPRERKAREGRNPKTGDKMNIPATKVPAFSAGKLFKEKVAPPEGAAGKKK; the protein is encoded by the coding sequence ATCCGTTGTTCTGTAGTAAGAGGAGATCCCATGAACAAAGGCGAATTAGTTGATGCTGTTGCAGACAAGGCAAGCGTAACTAAGAAGCAAGCAGATGCTGTATTGTCGGCTGCTTTAGAAGCGATCGTGGAAGCGGTCAGTAGTGGAGACAAAGTGACACTGGTTGGCTTTGGTTCCTTTGAACCGAGGGAACGGAAAGCCCGCGAAGGACGTAATCCAAAAACTGGCGATAAGATGAATATCCCAGCGACAAAAGTTCCTGCATTTTCTGCTGGAAAACTGTTTAAAGAAAAGGTTGCGCCTCCCGAAGGTGCTGCTGGTAAGAAAAAGTAG
- the cobD gene encoding threonine-phosphate decarboxylase CobD, with translation MNRPAHGGNLIWAAQLANCSPSAILDFSASINPLGPPTSAIAAIQSNLQSLTAYPDPSYHHLRSALSQFHHIPPDWILPGNGSAELLTWACRELASLETTYLLTPAFGDYLRALKAFDAQITRIPLDNFGLAILDLRLRIQNPKSKIQNPNGLLLNNPHNPTGQLFSKDSIRPYLEQLALVVVDEAFMDFLPPNDQQSVIDWVPDYPNLVVLRSLTKFYSLPGLRLGYAIAHPDRWQRWQQWRDPWAVNSLAAAVGEVVLQDSEFQQRTWNWLAAARSQLLAGLNQLPGLHPFPGSANFLLVRSAYSVIELQAKLLKQHQILIRDCLSFPELGDSYFRVAIRSQEENEQLLAGLQAVLGNDG, from the coding sequence ATGAATCGACCTGCACATGGGGGAAATTTAATTTGGGCCGCTCAACTGGCCAATTGTTCCCCCAGTGCCATTCTTGACTTCTCGGCCAGTATTAATCCTTTAGGGCCACCCACTTCTGCGATCGCGGCCATCCAGTCCAATCTCCAGTCCCTCACGGCTTACCCTGATCCCTCCTATCATCACCTGCGTTCAGCCCTCAGCCAGTTCCACCACATTCCACCCGATTGGATCCTGCCCGGAAATGGCTCTGCTGAACTGTTAACCTGGGCCTGCCGCGAGTTAGCCAGCCTGGAAACCACTTACTTGCTCACTCCCGCCTTTGGAGACTACCTGCGAGCACTGAAAGCCTTCGATGCCCAAATCACCCGCATTCCCTTAGACAATTTTGGATTGGCGATTTTAGATTTACGATTACGAATCCAAAATCCAAAATCTAAAATCCAAAATCCAAATGGTTTGCTGCTCAACAACCCCCATAACCCCACAGGCCAACTTTTCTCCAAAGATTCCATTCGGCCTTACCTGGAACAACTGGCACTGGTGGTAGTGGATGAGGCATTCATGGATTTTCTACCTCCCAATGACCAACAAAGCGTGATTGATTGGGTGCCAGACTATCCCAATCTGGTTGTTTTGCGCTCCCTCACCAAGTTCTACAGCCTGCCGGGGTTGAGATTGGGGTATGCGATCGCCCATCCCGATCGCTGGCAACGCTGGCAACAGTGGCGTGATCCCTGGGCTGTGAACTCCCTGGCCGCCGCAGTGGGAGAAGTGGTCTTACAGGATAGCGAGTTTCAGCAGCGCACCTGGAACTGGTTAGCCGCAGCCCGTTCCCAACTTTTGGCAGGACTCAACCAACTTCCTGGACTGCACCCCTTTCCTGGATCTGCCAATTTTTTGTTGGTGCGATCGGCCTATTCCGTCATTGAGTTGCAAGCTAAGTTACTCAAACAGCACCAAATTCTCATTCGTGACTGCCTCAGCTTTCCTGAATTAGGGGATTCCTACTTCCGAGTTGCCATTCGCAGTCAGGAGGAGAATGAACAGCTACTAGCAGGACTGCAGGCTGTTTTAGGGAATGATGGGTAA